A genomic segment from Pseudomonas sp. M30-35 encodes:
- a CDS encoding S8/S53 family peptidase produces the protein MKRPFLSLCKSLPAFLLAALPLGVSAAEPIRIQQLQRCGDLLETQEQTFCLRVKGLQSGDWQARLNGEPLSPERLSGKGQMLQLQLDTKGKQSGPLVLEQQGQQSNPVWLSLGSSHVVAANDDEVAKNMDGLTSYVDLISVVIEENYDGAKEAKRLAEKYGAKVVGMIPPLNTYQLRLAAKNLDERDATVLRLGGEVSVDAVVIEESGAEKSIEDDPDKAPPADNEEWASNRFLDAVNFYQRRLQRENGGVKTHPVRIGVIERDVDFDTPDFADYIGDDCRTNSKRLCLYARDADKPSAHGTTVSGILAAAWDKSGNSGFLRGLDNVGPGFDVIVARDSDAGITANVAASVNLVEDGVRVLNWSWGIHRIGAIDVNGDPIDSLVRSGIAMSGYEELLEEFFLWLREEHPNVVVVNSAGNGSSFSGRDEYRLPSSFVTDQLFVVGGHQRSEKDVPVEDAQYATKRKASNIDMRVDITAAACVHTSTAKPDEKGEVHCGTSYATPLVAGLLAAMLSINPELEPDQLRMLLRRSAMTIGEEYDFEPTEGDDLTAPILPSERANELNNPDVGHSARLDMYKALDLTVQSLNRVR, from the coding sequence ATGAAGCGTCCTTTTCTCTCCTTGTGCAAGTCTCTGCCAGCGTTCCTGCTTGCAGCGCTGCCGCTGGGTGTGTCGGCGGCGGAGCCTATTCGCATACAACAGCTGCAGCGCTGTGGTGATCTGCTTGAAACGCAGGAGCAAACATTCTGCCTGCGGGTTAAAGGCCTGCAGTCCGGTGATTGGCAGGCGCGGCTCAATGGCGAACCTCTGAGCCCGGAGCGGCTCAGCGGCAAAGGTCAGATGCTGCAACTGCAACTTGATACCAAGGGCAAGCAGAGTGGCCCGCTGGTGCTTGAACAACAGGGCCAGCAGAGTAATCCGGTCTGGTTGTCGCTGGGCAGTAGCCACGTGGTGGCGGCCAATGACGACGAAGTAGCCAAGAACATGGATGGGCTCACGTCCTATGTGGATCTGATCAGCGTCGTGATTGAGGAAAATTACGACGGTGCGAAAGAAGCCAAGCGCCTGGCAGAAAAATACGGCGCCAAGGTGGTCGGCATGATCCCTCCGCTGAACACCTATCAGCTGCGCCTTGCAGCGAAGAATCTGGATGAGCGCGATGCCACGGTGTTGCGTCTTGGCGGTGAAGTCAGTGTGGATGCGGTGGTGATCGAAGAGTCCGGCGCCGAAAAAAGTATCGAGGATGATCCCGATAAGGCACCACCGGCGGACAACGAAGAGTGGGCCTCCAACCGCTTTCTTGATGCGGTAAATTTTTATCAGCGACGGTTGCAGCGCGAGAACGGTGGCGTGAAGACCCATCCGGTGCGCATCGGTGTGATTGAGCGCGATGTTGATTTTGATACCCCGGACTTCGCCGACTATATCGGTGACGATTGTCGCACCAACAGCAAGCGCCTTTGCCTGTACGCGCGTGATGCCGATAAGCCGAGCGCCCATGGCACCACGGTTAGTGGCATATTGGCGGCAGCCTGGGACAAGAGCGGCAACAGCGGCTTTTTGCGTGGGCTGGATAATGTCGGCCCCGGTTTTGATGTAATAGTCGCGCGCGACTCGGATGCAGGTATCACCGCCAATGTGGCGGCGTCGGTCAATCTGGTTGAAGACGGCGTGCGCGTGCTGAACTGGAGCTGGGGTATTCACCGCATCGGTGCGATTGACGTCAACGGCGACCCCATCGACTCACTGGTGCGCTCGGGTATTGCCATGAGCGGCTACGAAGAACTGCTGGAAGAATTTTTCCTCTGGCTGCGTGAAGAGCACCCGAACGTGGTGGTAGTCAACTCGGCGGGTAACGGCTCGTCTTTCTCCGGTCGTGACGAGTATCGCCTGCCTTCGTCTTTCGTCACCGATCAGTTGTTCGTGGTGGGTGGTCATCAACGCAGCGAAAAAGACGTACCGGTCGAGGATGCTCAGTACGCCACCAAGCGCAAGGCTTCCAACATCGACATGCGCGTAGACATCACCGCCGCTGCCTGCGTCCACACCTCAACGGCCAAGCCTGATGAGAAAGGCGAAGTGCATTGCGGTACTTCTTACGCGACCCCGTTGGTCGCCGGGCTACTGGCCGCCATGCTGTCGATCAATCCCGAGCTGGAGCCAGATCAGTTGCGCATGCTGCTACGTCGCAGCGCCATGACCATCGGTGAAGAATATGATTTTGAACCCACCGAAGGTGACGATCTGACTGCCCCCATCCTGCCCTCCGAACGAGCCAATGAACTCAATAATCCAGACGTGGGACATTCTGCGCGACTGGACATGTACAAGGCGCTGGACCTGACAGTGCAAAGCCTGAACCGGGTGCGCTGA